AAAATAGCATTCGACAACAATGTCCACCACAACGTAGCTCAGACGATATTCAGCTGGATGCCAATCAAATGAACCGAAGGTCGATATCAGAGTGCGCACAGCTCTTTGATATACCATCCGCCATAATTTAATCGACTCGACTCCTGTCATCATGAATATGTATGAGTGTTAATCGTGCAGGTGCGTTTAGGTGACGTTATTCACTTTAATGATTCCACCAGGAACGCGGTGAGATAGCAATAGAATGGAGCTAGATGTCTGTTTGCTTTCGCTTTCAACGCAAGGACACTAATTAGCACTTGTATTGTAAAGCCTCAGACAGAGGCAGTATGAACTCATTGAAATAGCTTCTATGACATTTAGAAGAACTGTTAAATGATGCTGTTCTTGGATGAAAGGGAACAGTTCGTTCCCTGCGATTTTAGTGGTATCATGAGACTTTTATACTTTGTCTGAAGGCCAAAGTATAAACGTTTCATTTATACTGTTGAAAAAATACTGCATTAAGAAACTGTAACATAGATACATCATTTAAATACTGACAATATAGTTTGTGTTTTTCTCCTTGTGTGCATCTGAATAGCCTATTCAAAACTGTATTATGATTCTTAAACATTTCTGTACATATTTACATTGCGCACTCAGCATAATACTGAAACGTTTTCTCTAAAGATTTGCAAATTCTCAGTCTAATAAAATAACTGATCATCAATTTTTGGCCAAAAAGCTTGGAATTTGAGGCAAGGCAGTTGGTATCATTGTAAGTTCACAGTTGATACTCAAAAGAGTCCATTTAAATGATTCATTTGCGAACTCGGGGGGTAGCCCTAACTGGGGTTTGAACCCAGGTCcagactgtcaagccaacaccttaattGTTACCCCAAGAGCTCCAAACCTCTTAACAAGGTTGCTAAGTGTTGGGTTAATGTCGCTACAATACATTCATTCAATCCATATGTCTCTGTTCCAATCGACACAGTAGCTCACTACTTAGAATGAGTCACTGTACCGGACATGCAATCTAGCTCCTGGGTAAAGTtacccctaggtacagatctaggatcagcttcccctcccccaatccttaACCATGAGTGgggaaaatgcaaaactgacctaagatcagcATCTCTAGAGGCAGCTTCACCCTCATTCTATACACTGtacagtgtccatattaggacagcctcagtcTCAGCAAGACTTGTCCGTATCAGTGGTATACTAGTATGGACATTGGGAAAAAGCTTATTTACAGGTAGCTGATCTCTAGCTTGGTGCTCTTCTCCACTGTCTCCTCTGGAGGTGACCTGTTACTTTCACTCTTTGATCCATTGGCAAGAGTGGAGACAGCGACAGTAGGCCCCAATTCTAAGCCGTGGCCTTTCCCAGCCACCTCCCCAGCTTTAGCCCTCTGCCCCAGGGGTATTGTCTCCACCTTTCCCCCCGGTGTGAACAAGATCCTGGAGCTCTCAACTTGTCCTCCTCCGTTCCCGTTCTGTGCAATCCTGCAGTTCTCTCTCATCTGAGTGGcgtcttctcttctctccatctctatcccgtcctcctctacctcatcgtcctcctcttcttcctcccctccttCATGAGACTTGGTGACCCCCAGGCCATCTCGCGGCTCATGCGTAATTCCCCTCCAGAGCTCTGCAGGGCGCTGCAGCTCGGTGGCTGCCGCCCTCTCGTGGTTCTCCACCCTCCTCGAAGAACGACAAAGAGCCTTCCGGAACCCTCTCTTAAAATTATCGGACAGGAATCCGTAAATTATTGGGTTAGCACAGCTATTAGCGTACGATAGGACCACCACAAAGTAGTACAGCCCCCGGAATTCGCCCGGTAACAGGATTAGCAGGTTAACGATGTTGAGGACGTAGAATGGGAGCCAGCACAACACGAACACTGCTACCACGACAACCACCATGCGAGTGATCTTGCGTTCGGACTTCCTGCGTCGGGAGGAGGTGGACCGGGCCCGTTTCCCTGCGTTGCGCACCTTCAAATCAAAACAAAACAATTCAACTTTATTGGCAGTTAAAACATCTCAACACACTTTACAATGAAATATAATATAAAGGTTAACTCAGCAATATAACAAATGTAGGGTAGGCCACTGTAGGGTAGACCACTTTAGGGTAGGCAACTGTAGAGTAGGCCACTTTAGGGTAGGCCACTGTAGGGTAGGCCACTTTAGGGTAGGCCACTGTAGGGTAGAAAACTGTAGGGTAGGCCACTGTAGGGTAGGACACTCCACCCCCTCCCCAGAGATCCACTCCCAGGCTGCTCCACCCCCTCCCCAGAGACCCACTCCCAGGCTGCTCCACCCCCTCCCCAGAGACCCACTCCCAGGCCGCTCCACCCCCTCCCCAGAGACTCACTCCCAGGCTGCATCACCCCCTCCCCAGAGACCCACTCCCAGGCCGCTCCACTCCCTCCCCAGGAAACAGTGGAGGCTgccgaggggaggacggctcataataatgactggaatggtatcaaacacatggactCCATTCTAAGCATTTTTATGAACCAtcctccccttagcagcctccactgatagagacccactcccagtgtttcttccctcagcagcctccactgacagagacccactcccagtgtgtcttcccctcagcagcctccactgacagagacccactcccagtgtgtcctcccctcagcagcctcccctgACAGAGACCCACTCCCAGTGTGTCCTCCCCTCCGGCTCCTGACCCAGACATTAAAGATGATGAAACATTTCTGTTTGTTGTcagatgtaacaggtcagatgttacaggtcagatgtaacaggtcagatgttACAGGTCGGATGTAACAGGTCGGATGTTACAGGTcagatgtaacaggtcagatgtaacaggtcagatgttACAGGTCAGATGGTACAGGTCAGATATTACAGGTcagatgtaacaggtcagatgtaacaggtcagatgttacaggtcagatgtaacaggtcagatgtaacaggtcagatgttacaggtcagatgtaacaggtcagatgtaacaggtcagatgttACAGGTCAGATGTTACAGGTCAGATGTTACAGGTCAGATGTTACAGGTcggatgtaacaggtcagatgtaacaggtcagatgtaacaggtcagatgttacaggtcagatgtaacaggtcagatgttacaggtcagatgtaacaggtcagatgttACAGGTCAGATGTTACAGGTcagatgtaacaggtcagatgtagcaggtcagatgtaacaggtcagatgttACAGGTCAGATGTTACAGGTcagatgtaacaggtcagatgtaacaggtcagatgtaacaggtcagatgtaacaggtcagatgttACAGGTCGGATGTTACAGGTCAGATGTTACAGGTCGGATGTAACAGGTCGGATGTAACAGGTcggatgtaacaggtcagatgtaACAGGTCGGATGTAACAGGTCGGATGTTACAGGTCGGATGTAACAGGTCGGATGTAACAGGTCGGATGTTACAGGTCGGATGTAACAGGTcggatgtaacaggtcagatgtaACATGTCGGATGTTACAGGTCGGATGTTACAGGTCGGATGTTACAGGTcagatgtaacaggtcagatgtaacaggtcagatgtaacaggtcggatgtaacaggtcagatgtaacaggtcagatgttACAGGTCAGATGTTACAGGTcagatgtaacaggtcagatgtaacaggtcagatgttacaggtcagatgtaacaggtcagatgtaacaggtcagatgttACAGGTCAGATGTAACAAGTcagatgtaacaggtcagatgtaacaggtcagatgttacaggtcagatgtaacaggtcagatgtaacaggtcagatgttACAGGTCAGATGTAACAGGTCAGGGCCAGAGTAGAGAACCGCACAAGGAAGGGTTCCCTGGAAGAGGGCAAAGCAGTCCCGCCCCTCAAAACAAATGTTCCTCACAATGTCTGTCTGATTTAAGGGAAGTATGAATAAATCACTGGTAATATGAGACAAAGACATCAGAACACATTTATTTCATGTAACAACGGAGGTGTAGCAACACCTGGGTCTATGTTACCAATCAACAAGGATGTTTCCTCCCAAAGGACATACTGGTTCAGTCTAAGTATAACAGACAGGCCTCCCAATTAGTGTAAAATAGCTATTTTTTCCCTTAAGTGCGGAAGTAGTCCTACATTCTGACCTTGATCACAATGAGCAGGTAGCAGAGACAGATGACGAGTAGCGGTCCGAAGAACCCGACGGCGCACGTGTACACGATGAACGACGCCTTCCAGACCTCGGCTGGCTCAGGCCACACTATACTACAGTTCCCATCATCCTCCAGTACGTCCGCGAACACCACCACGGGCAGCACCACCACAAACGACACCGCCCACACCGTCGCGTTCACCACCTTGGCCACGTGCGGTCGCCTCCACCACGACGACCGTATGGGATGGACCACTGCAAGGTAGCGGTCAATGGACATGACCGTGAGACAGAAGATGGCGGTGAACTGGTTGATGGCGTCCACAGTCATGACCACACGGCACATGAGAGAACCAAACGGCCAGGAGAGCAGAGCGTTCTGGGCCGCCAAGAAGGGGAGGCCTAGGggaagtcaaatcaaatgtaactATGTTGACAGTGCAactagtcacttcgcccccacctacatgtacagattacctcaactagcctttacccctgcacactgactgaACCGGtgccccctttatatagcctcgttattgttattcttgttgtgttactttttaatattactttttattttagcctacttgttaaatattttcttcttcttgaactgcactgttggttaggggcttgtaagtaagcatttcacggtaaagtctacacttgttgtattcggcatatgtggcaaataaagtttgatttgatttgaattaaaaACGATTAAAACCCCACACTTACTTTGCATTTGAAGTGCATTTAAAACTGCAACACACTTTACAGTAAAATGATCAAATGAAAGAATTACTGTAACATAATCAAATTAAAGAAATACAGTAAAATAATCAAAAAGGAGACTGACCGCTGCGGTCATATTTAGTTTCATTTCAAGTGAAACAGAATGTGAGCAAAATAAGGCTGGTTTAACAAGGCTAATAACAGAGTTGAATAAACACCTTGAAAAGAAACAATTAAACCACTTGTAAAAAAACACTGACCTAGCATGAATAGCTCATCAGCGATGGCCAGGTTGAGTATATAGATGTTAGTGACCGACTCCGTCCTCACATAGTGTAAAACAATGTAGATGACCAATGTGTTGCCCACCAGGCcgatcacacacactgccacatAGATGAGAGGGATAAGGACCCCTGCTATAGTGAGTTGGAAACCCCCCACGCCTCCGCCGCCAGGGTTGGTCCAGTTTTGGTAGGATCCATTGAAGAAAGGGtcgggggtgaggaggaggagaggggagggggggaaggTGAAGGTGTTGGGCTCAGGCATTGAGGGGGCGGCTGTGGGGAGGTAGATGGCCGGGGGCACTTGGACAAGCTCAGTGGAGGTCAGAGGTGATGATATGTTGTTGGTTGAGGTAGATGGTCGGGGGCACTTGGACAAGCTCAGTGGAGGTCAGAGGTGATGATATGTTGTTGGTTGTGGTATATGGGTGGGTAGGTTGAGGTTGACTTCAGTGTGTAGCAGCTGGACCTGTCTGGGAGACAGCAAGAGAAGTAAGTGTGTGAGAGAAAAGATACTGATATCTTTATGCATTCTCAAAACAACAACGCTATTCTGTTAAAGCATCCAGACACTACAGGACATGAGCAACAATCAAAGAAAATAACCCACtaatatttttatttcatttctTTCTCCCAAATTCAGTTTTCTCCATTTTGTTTTTCTAGGTGTCCATTTTTCTCCAGTTTTCCAGGTTTTTCCTCTCAAAGTCACACCTTTTTTTAGATAGaaaagtccacaacaatgcttaaaccacatcagcagACAGGAGAGGTCTTGATTTGTGtacatttttgtaaatgtttgggtgtagttaccctttaattccaGTGGGCACCAGCAAGAGGCTGTTATTAAACTGTTTTTTTGTAGCACATATGTGAAACAAAtacccactggattgatgcaaataatcctgATATAGCTCTGCCACCAGGTAAGCATAGGCTACCTTGTAgtcaacatttaattgagaatatTTTTGgaaaagcctttccatctaccagaacaCTTTTCACTGGCGACATTGCTAACGGCTACACAAAATGGTAGATGCgcaccgcacacacacagacaggcagtgttgttgcctcttcagaaagttgcaggaaatcAGAATCACTGATTCATTCTGTTCATGGCTAATAATACACTTAATAAATGTTCAgtacatttagttgattccctactaagttcaatacatctagttgattccctactaagttcaatacatctagttgattccctactaagttcaatacatctagttgattccctactaagttcaatacatttagttgaatacgtttttttatattgttgaattccattttaatgtctggattccgtGATTCCGTCCGCGTTGTCCGCATCGCGGATTTTATATGGCCCTACTTTAGGTGTccttatgacaaatgttataaCGTGTTGTGTCATAAAGGCTTTATAAATGCTTAGTGCATGGGACAACCACAGTAAAGTGTTACCCATTCTAATTGTGAACTACATGAACTACAGACCCCAGCAGCAACATCAGCCGAGGTTAATGGAGGAAccagaacacaacaacaacacatacaggACCTGGACAGGCGTGGGCGCCGGGCTAATATGTTCACAACTTGTTGTTTTTGTAGTCGCCGTCATCGCTCCTTAATAAAGTGGATGCtgtacgcacacacgcacgtacacacacacacacatacgcacacgcacacaagcacacacgcacgtacacacacatacacacacacacacgtacacacacacatgcacacaagcacgcacgcacacacacacacacacacacacccgtactGCAGTAATGGTAGGTAATTGGCTCTCTATTAGCGGACGCGTCCCAGACGCTCATGTCGAGAACAGGGCATGACTTCTACAACACTGTTGGTGATTAACTGCTGAACAAGGAAACAAGGGAGTGAGAAAGGGTAGGGATGGAGAAATggaggaaaggaggaaaggagatggagagagagatgaggagtgatagaatgagggggagggagatatggagagaaagagagagagatggagagagatagagagagagagagatatggagagaaagagagagagatatggagagagatatggagagagagagagagatggagagagatagagagagagatatggagagagatatggagagagagagagagagagagagagagagagagatgttaatatgacatgAGAGATGGAGGCATGATGGCCAGCTCAGATGTGGATTGGTCCAGTTTGAGGTCTTGACCTCCCAGATGTTTGCCTTATAAATACATGGGTATGTTTGAAGAAGACTTTCTCAGAGGTAGTCCCATAAACTGTCACACAACAGACTCGTCACGCTTCCTATATGCTGCTCCAATACAGAAACCATTCAAACACACGCTGATGGGTAAAAGCCTATTATAAATCATGTTGTTTTCGTTTCAGTCCAAAAATGTCTACCAGTTGATGTAAAAAAAGAAGATGTAATTGGTGAAGATGGTCACTAGAGAATGAAAGAATGGAAGAAAGGaggttgtaaataagaataatgcagtaaaaggtgaaatatatatattttcctttatttaactagttaaaaacaaattcttatttacaatggcggcctaacCCGGACCAATGTGGCgctgccctattggactcccaatcgaGGCTGGATGTGAtgtagcctggatttgaaccaggtaccAGCAGTGCCACCTctttcactgagatgcagtgtcttagaccactgcaccagacaggagcaggagAGAACAcaggaactagagagagagaaagaaagaaaaatggACACTAATGCTCAACAGCACTCTATGGgaaaacagaaagaaagaaaattgACACTAATGCACAACAGCACTCTACTGCACCTCACAGTCTATACCACTCATACAGCACAGAACTTAGATCTattagacaacagagagagaatctTAGAGACAGAGGATGTGACATCACTCCACCCTCCACAGAGAGAGGCTCTTAGAGATAGAGGACGTGACATCACTCCACCCTTCACAGAGATAAGCTCTTAGAGATAGAGGACGTGACATCACTCCACCCTCCACAGAGAGAAGCTCTTAGAGATAGAGGACGTGACATCACTCCACCCTCCACAGAGAGAAGCTCTTAGAGATAGAGGACGTGACATCACTCCACCCTCCACAGAGAGAAGCTCTTAGAGATAGAGGATGTGACATCACTCCACCCTCCACAGAGAGAGGCTCTTAGAGATAGAGGATGTGACATCACTCCACCCTCCACAGAGAGAAGCTCTTAGAGATAGAGGACGTAACATCACTCCACCCTCCACAGAGAAAGGCTCATAGAGATAGAGGACGTGACATCACTCCACCCTCCACAGAGAGAAGCTCTTAGAGATAGAGGACGTGACATCACTCCACCCTCCACAGAGAGAGGCTCTTAGAGATAGAGGACGTGACATCACTCCACCCTCCACAGAGAAAGGCTCTTAGAGATAGAGGACGTGACATCACTCCACCCTCCACAGAGAGAGGCTCTTAGAGATAGAGGACGTGACATCACTCCACCCTCCACAGAGAGAGGCTCTTAGAGATAAAGGAAGTGACATCACTCCACCCTCCACAGAGAGAGGCTCTTAGAGATAAAGGAAGTGACATCACTCCACCCTTGATAGAGGAAGATACATGGGGCATAACTAGGGTGTCCAATCCAAAACGCATGTTTTCTTGTTAATTGTGTAGATAATCCTGTAAGAAGACCAATGGTCCAAACCTAATTTCTCCGTCATAATCTGTTTCAAAGTTATTGGTGTTTTTACCCATGTAGGAGGGTGAATCAATCAATGGAGGCATGAGATAAGAAAGTGGTCATAAATCAGGAGAATAGCATGgtgtcagctaggctggatgctgtgaGAGAATTCAGGCCAACTGACAGGCTCACCATTGAACTCGTCATCTTCTTGAATCAAGAGGACATGAAACAATATAGAGAGAGGTAAGATAGACATCGATTCTGAGACATGACATctagtattttcatattttagtaATTTGAagatttctcacaaaaacaaACATATCTCTGTGGAATGTCAACGGAGCACTGAGCCTACCCCAAGCTTTTTATTGTCAAAGCCTTTTACAGTTATTAAAGCTCCTGTCATGCTAATTTAGCTATTTACGACCCGGGGAAACAACATGGAAGACATGACCACAAAATGTCAAATCCTCCAAACCTTCAGCGATAAAACAGCACCGCTGTCGACAGAGCTCAATGCTTATTATGGGATGTATTAGGTTACGACAGATGAATATTAGGATATAATGTTAATGATATGGTGGAGAAAGACCCCACAGAACGATTCAGAACATGAAGAATCATGtttgtcttggtaaaatgtacattataacataaggaagtgaaatgtcatcaCCAAAGTGTGTTTTCACCTACatccacgcacgcacacacgcacacacacatgcacacacacacacacacacgcacacacgcacatacacaaacacaccactcacacaacacacacacacacaacacacacacgcacatacacacacacacacacacaccacacacacacacacacaccacacgtacacacacacacacacacaccacacgtacacacacacacacacacacacacacacacacacacacacacacacacacacacacacacacacacacacacacacacacacacacacacacacacacacactcacacacacacatactcctccACCTTCTGCCTATCTGTTTTTTAGGGGGATCCACTGCACAACTGGCACAATAGGTAGTAGCCTAATCTCTACCAGCCACAATGAAAACAGAGGCCAATCTCTCTCTACAGAGCCATGTTCCTAGAACTACGTTACCAAacacaccacgcacacacacacacatgcacacacagacaacacacacacacacacatccctaagTGGGCAAACTGAATCCAATTTGACTGTTTCCTCTAATGCAGGTTTGGAAGTGCAGGACGAGGTACATTTAattgaataaaacatttattctttctaCAAAGCAGCATTATTGAATAAGCACAAAGGCCTCACGAAGCCCCG
This genomic window from Salvelinus fontinalis isolate EN_2023a unplaced genomic scaffold, ASM2944872v1 scaffold_0222, whole genome shotgun sequence contains:
- the LOC129844755 gene encoding somatostatin receptor type 5-like; translation: MPEPNTFTFPPSPLLLLTPDPFFNGSYQNWTNPGGGGVGGFQLTIAGVLIPLIYVAVCVIGLVGNTLVIYIVLHYVRTESVTNIYILNLAIADELFMLGLPFLAAQNALLSWPFGSLMCRVVMTVDAINQFTAIFCLTVMSIDRYLAVVHPIRSSWWRRPHVAKVVNATVWAVSFVVVLPVVVFADVLEDDGNCSIVWPEPAEVWKASFIVYTCAVGFFGPLLVICLCYLLIVIKVRNAGKRARSTSSRRRKSERKITRMVVVVVAVFVLCWLPFYVLNIVNLLILLPGEFRGLYYFVVVLSYANSCANPIIYGFLSDNFKRGFRKALCRSSRRVENHERAAATELQRPAELWRGITHEPRDGLGVTKSHEGGEEEEEDDEVEEDGIEMERREDATQMRENCRIAQNGNGGGQVESSRILFTPGGKVETIPLGQRAKAGEVAGKGHGLELGPTVAVSTLANGSKSESNRSPPEETVEKSTKLEISYL